The Trichoderma atroviride chromosome 5, complete sequence genome contains a region encoding:
- a CDS encoding uncharacterized protein (EggNog:ENOG41) encodes MLRRAPIYCEAVLQPQDVYYEGSEDEDYDNAEARRQRYEAAGQRFLQGNVPLLLSATLKGPFEQESGWVNPWRSKLRTANSQKSRDPDDINVHSTPKRPATSATVEHAIEALKGAECALPSPESLKQTPLTSPSSRLQGIGNTTHDWRPDSARLSRNSDEFWTTNSPSKTPKRKSKSSPGLDSVANKRQRTRSTETEFETPTPRKNQTPKRDARSQDLSSEEADTDTDDDHHETISTRSSVDTSLVNARRTPKKDSPSKILHLNRNSSTSLLSPFSQRSLRGVSSPLSISPAQTPTKRKAASIPFSGRRRASGDLSRPSEISTNLPDLADLEMLGVDDDNSEDLDDATLIERQLRDEQPPSPEDSETSNGGQISTTSDTVLPTLQKSGSSYEERQSGEENAVETPKAKRVDHLEISNHDSPRGRLKLFRATHSSRMADPLIYDDTEGSDQPISRSNTASLTSQQSVPSEKTPINSPKPNKRQPLGKSPTKTSSPHKSSPLRSLSPRNGRINSRPALKKMVQPYMSSLRKSLAASADETRYSQEDDQQSNENEQAKEAKEAKEAKEAKETSLPPVSSTPASHPSPNEDATDKDYESDNPSTDDAQELVEHGTSTLTTLHSSTPPVDVAASVEVINSAQGDVPLSILQQDEPSLTTPETSIGLQPSMPVEQANSDVIASQINRDMLGRTSEPSSIAPVADGDRWEDRQEHLEETHRPAEAVAESHFLPSQNNDAPQPPPNVLPEPLEEIPKRPATPEPQFAVASFSTFMSPSPNPRRRFYFSGPGLSGTAFKTQGTLLSCMKRSWGSTIPKKRVSWAPLPHEGSDSSGEDVPSGTDTSSSMTRGRDRAVSPPPPPSMGSSSDSLMEGDLKFGLHFAAVADRSKGTNPQSTHAVPEFRTPSADRECPAEKVDASQVKKNTFATKTATKTWGHDDEDPTDIVQDIFNDMDDFLQVWDVDAELNEARKADKTRASGAKEAERPEEDADINIRACPA; translated from the exons ATGCTGCGGAGAGCTCCCATTTACTGCGAGGCGGTCTTGCAGCCGCAGGATGTCTACTATGAAGGGTCAGAAGACGAAGACTACGACAATGCGGAGGCGCGCAGGCAGAGATATGAAGCCGCCGGGCAGCGGTTTCTCCAAGGCAACGTCCCCTTGCTGCTGTCTGCGACGTTGAAGGGTCCCTTTGAACAAGAGTCTGGATGGGTGAACCCGTGGCGATCAAAACTTCGTACCGCCAATTCACAAAAGTCGCGCGACCCTGACGATATAAACGTGCATTCGACCCCCAAGCGACCTGCCACGTCTGCGACTGTCGAGCATGCGATAGAAGCTCTGAAAGGTGCCGAGTGTGCTCTTCCTAGTCCGGAAAGCCTCAAGCAGACGCCTCTCACTAGCCCCTCTTCACGTCTCCAGGGGATAGGTAACACGACGCACGACTGGAGACCCGATAGCGCACGTCTTTCACGAAATAGTGATGAGTTCTGGACCACAAATTCACCATCAAAGAccccaaagaggaaatcaAAGTCATCACCGGGACTGGATAGCGTGGCGAATAAGCGGCAAAGAACCAGGTCAACCGAAACCGAATTTGAGACTCCAACGCCCAGGAAGAACCAAACACCTAAGAGGGATGCTA GATCACAAGATCTGTCTAGTGAAGAGGCGGATACAGATACAGATGACGATCACCATGAAACCATCTCTACCCGTTCCTCCGTGGATACATCTTTGGTCAATGCACGCAGGACTCCCAAGAAAGACTCTCCCAGCAAGATTCTACACCTGAATAGGAATTCATCCACGTCCTTGTTATCCCCGTTTTCTCAACGGAGTTTGAGAGGAGTTTCCTCTCCTCTATCTATTTCGCCAGCGCAAACGCCAACAAAACGAAAGGCTGCATCAATCCCATTCTCCGGCCGTCGGCGGGCTTCAGGCGACCTATCTAGACCATCAGAAATATCAACAAACCTGCCAGATTTGGCAGATTTAGAAATGCTAGGCGTGGATGATGACAACAGCGAAGATCTTGACGACGCAACTCTGATAGAGCGCCAGCTACGGGACGAACAACCCCCATCTCCCGAAGATTCCGAGACCAGCAATGGAGGCCAAATCAGTACTACGTCAGATACGGTTCTGCCAACTCTTCAAAAATCTGGGTCGAGCTATGAAGAGCGTCAatcaggagaagagaatgcaGTTGAAACTCCAAAGGCTAAAAGGGTGGATCACCTGGAAATATCTAACCATGATTCGCCTCGTGGGCGTCTCAAGCTGTTTCGTGCTACTCATTCTTCTCGGATGGCTGATCCTTTGATATACGATGATACTGAAGGATCCGATCAACCGATTTCTAGATCTAACACGGCCTCATTGACCTCACAGCAATCCGTGCCTAGTGAAAAGACCCCTATCAACTCACCCAAACCGAACAAACGTCAACCTTTGGGCAAGAGTCCTACAAAGACGAGTAGTCCTCACAAGTCATCACCTCTCCGATCTTTGAGCCCTCGAAATGGTAGAATCAACTCGCGGCCTGCTCTCAAGAAGATGGTTCAGCCTTACATGTCAAGTCTGCGCAAATCACTAGCGGCGAGTGCAGATGAAACTCGCTACTCACAAGAAGATGACCAGCAATCGAACGAAAacgagcaagcaaaagaagcaaaagaagcaaaagaagcaaaagaagcaaaagaaactTCACTGCCACCTGTTTCGAGTACCCCAGCATCGCATCCTAGTCCGAATGAGGATGCCACAGATAAAGACTATGAATCCGATAATCCTTCAACTGACGATGCGCAAGAGCTGGTGGAGCATGGTACTTCGACTTTAACTACACTGCACTCTAGCACTCCAcctgttgatgttgctgcaTCTGTAGAGGTGATAAACTCAGCTCAGGGAGATGTGCCACTCAGTATTCTACAACAAGATGAGCCGAGCCTCACTACACCGGAGACGTCTATTGGTTTACAGCCCTCTATGCCTGTTGAGCAAGCTAATTCGGATGTAATTGCGTCGCAAATAAACAGAGACATGCTGGGAAGAACAAGTGAGCCCAGCTCGATAGCCCCTGTGGCAGACGGTGATCGTTGGGAAGACCGACAAGAGCATTTGGAAGAGACTCACAGACCTGCCGAAGCCGTTGCCGAAAGCCATTTTTTACCATCACAAAACAATGACGCGCCTCAACCTCCGCCAAACGTCCTGCCTGAACCTTTGGAGGAAATACCAAAACGACCTGCTACTCCGGAGCCGCAATTCGCTGTTGCCTCTTTTTCAACATTCATGTCGCCTTCTCCAAACCCCCGCCGAAGATTCTACTTTTCTGGGCCAGGTCTAAGTGGAACCGCTTTTAAAACACAGGGCACCCTGCTGTCTTGCATGAAAAGGTCATGGGGGAGCACGATTCCCAAAAAGCGAGTTTCCTGGGCTCCGCTACCGCATGAAGGGAGTGACAGCTCCGGGGAGGATGTCCCATCAGGGACGGACACGTCATCGTCAATGACACGAGGCAGAGACCGAGCAGTTTCACCGCCTCCCCCGCCGTCCATGGGCTCCTCTTCCGATTCGCTCATGGAGGGAGACTTGAAGTTTGGTCTTCACTTTGCTGCAGTGGCTGATCGTTCAAAGGGCACAAACCCTCAAAGCACGCATGCTGTGCCGGAATTCAGGACTCCTAGCGCTGACAGGGAATGCCCGGCAGAGAAAGTCGATGCATCGCAGGTCAAGAAGAATACGTTTGCTACGAAGACTGCTACGAAGACTTGGGgccatgatgacgaggaccCCACCGACATTGTACAAGACATATTTAATGATATGGACGACTTTTTGCAAGTCTGGGACGTCGATGCAGAGCTGAATGAGGCACGAAAGGCCGACAAGACACGGGCTAGCGGCGCAAAGGAGGCAGAACGTCCAGAGGAGGATGCAGATAT TAATATTCGTGCGTGTCCTGCGTAG